The genomic interval aaaaattgagaaaattattatatcatgtaattattatattatgttttaatGGTTTTTTATAGATCCTAATAGAGCCATGAGAGTAACTCCAGATCCTGTAAGGACATCACGCTTGCTGactaattctaataattttcaatccaGCTGTAAATCATCAGAAGATTCATTAGAAGATGTAGGACTTGGTAGAGATCTTAGGGTATGTGATTCATGATTGAGTAATGTAACAAGACCACTTTAATCAGAATTAACAATGAGCCATTAGATACTGAagtgttatataattatagttaGAGCTGAAGGAATTTGAAGAGAAATTCAGAAAAGCAATGATAGCTAATGCCCAATTAGACAATGAAAAATCTTCTTTTGCCTATCAAgttgatatattaaaagataaattggaagaattagaagaaatGGCAGCTCAGTTACGTAGAGAACTACGAGAGAAGAATCGAGACGCTGAACAGTTAAAACGACTTGGTCAAAGATTAAAAGATGATTTAGATTTATGCAGAACACAATTGTTAGAAAGGGATACACTAATTCaggtattttttatatgatatataatttttctgtttttaagaattacatgaatttattaaataatgataataatgatgatgatgtaaTCTTTTATCGCATAGGAAAATGGACTAGTGATAGTTGAAGATGAAGGAACTGATGAAGAAAATGACGTTGAAAGTGGACCCTGCCATAGAAGAAGAGTATTAGTTAGTAAAGAGTCTGCAGATTTATTGCAGAATGCTGGAAAAGGATCCTTgggtatataattttgatcta from Vespula vulgaris chromosome 11, iyVesVulg1.1, whole genome shotgun sequence carries:
- the LOC127067463 gene encoding leucine-rich repeat flightless-interacting protein 2 isoform X3 → MRELERQQKEAEENADRVYDMCSDPNRAMRVTPDPVRTSRLLTNSNNFQSSCKSSEDSLEDVGLGRDLRLELKEFEEKFRKAMIANAQLDNEKSSFAYQVDILKDKLEELEEMAAQLRRELREKNRDAEQLKRLGQRLKDDLDLCRTQLLERDTLIQENGLVIVEDEGTDEENDVESGPCHRRRVLVSKESADLLQNAGKGSLDVRLRKFASEKKELEDQIRHLRLELEETKNRIRSERSPGAVLGGLTDSEDIQREANKLLADYKFKLQKAEQDMSTLQATVARLESQVIRYKSAAEASEKAEDELKVEKRKLQREVRESQGRVEELETANSHLQRRLDKLKNAKSALFKDL